From a region of the Eulemur rufifrons isolate Redbay chromosome 7, OSU_ERuf_1, whole genome shotgun sequence genome:
- the SON gene encoding protein SON isoform X3: MATNIEQIFRSFVVSKFREIQQELSSGRNEGQLNGETNTPIEGNPAGDAAASARSLPNEEIVQKIEEVLSGVLDTELRYKPDLKEASRKSRCVSVQTDPTDEIPTKKSKKHKKHKNKKKKKKKEKEKKYKRQPEESESKPKSHHDGNIDLESDSVLKFDSEPSAMALEHTTRAFVLSETSESPAIVLESPIVSMEVSEPHIVETLKPDAQTAELSVASTSVITEQSVTVMLEPSMTKILDSFAAAPVPTTTVVLKSSEPVVTMSEYQMKSVLKSLEGTSPEPSKIMLVEPPVVKVLEPSETLVVSSETPTEVYPEPSTSTTMDFPESSATEAQRLPEQPEEVPSEIADSSMTRPQELMELPKTTALELPESSVASAMELPGPPATSMPELQGPSVTPVLELPGPSATPVPELPGPLSTPVPELPGPPATAVPELLGPSVTPVQQLSQELPGLPAPSMGLEPPQEVPEPPVMAQELPGLPVVTAAVELPEQPAVTVAMELTEQPVTTTELEQPVGMTTVEHPGHPEVTTATGLLGQSEATMVLELPGQPVATTALELPGQPSVTGVPELPGLPSATRALELSGQPVATGALELPGQLMATGALEFSGQSGAAGALELLGQPLATGVLELPGQPGAPELPGQPVATVALEISVQSVVTTSELSTMTVSQSLEVPSTTALESYNTVAQELPTTLVGETSVTVGVDPLMAQESHMLASNTMETHMLASNTLDSQMLASNTMDSQMLASNTMDSQMLASSTMDSQMLATSTMDSQMLATSSMDSQMLATSTMDSQMLATSSMDSQMLATSSMDSQMLATSSMDSQMLATSSMDSQMLATSSMDSQMLATSTMDSQMLATSTMDSQMLASGTMDSQMLASGTMDAQMLASGTMDAQMLASSTQDSAMLGSKSPDPYRLAQDPYRLAQDPYRLGHDPYRLGHDAYRLGQDPYRLGHDPYRLTPDPYRMSPRPYRIAPRSYRIAPRPYRLAPRPLMLASRRSMMMSYAAERSMMSSYERSMMSYERSMMSPMAERSMMSAYERSMMSAYERSMMSPMAERSMMSAYERSMMSAYERSMMSPMADRSMMSMGADRSMMSSYSAADRSMMSSYSAADRSMMSSYTADRSMMSMAADSYTDSYTDTYTEAYMVPPLPPEEPPTMPPLPPEEPPMTPPLPPEEPPEGPGLPTEQSALTAENTWPTEVPSLPPEESVSQAEPPVSQSEISESSAVPANYSLSASDPSVLAASEAAVTVPEPLLEPESSVMSTPVESTVVAEEHEIIPERPVTCVVSETPIMSAEPTMLISEPPITSETAETFDSTRASGHIASEVPMSLLEPAVTIPEPAESSILEPPAMAVPEPPAMTVQEPPAMAVPEPLPMAVSEPPAMAIPEPPVVAEPEHVTIPVPVVSALEPTVPVLEPAVSVLQPAMIVSEPSVSVQESTVTISEPAVTVLEQTQVISTEMVMESTPVILESSVMSSSHVMKGMTLLCGDQNLAPEIGMQEIPLHSGEEPHEGHLKSDSYESERGINIDLNINNHLVGKEMEHNTVSAASTGSVGEIGEEKILPSDETKQCQVLGTYPGVSEADVGETLSSTGPLALEPDAMGTSKGIEFITASTLSSVNKYDVEVSLATQDTEHDMVISTSPSGGSEADIEGPLPAKDIHLDLPSSNNLVNKDTEEPLTLKESDQTSAVALSPKEMSGVEKEVPLPTKEISDSGFSANIEDINEADLVRPLLPKDMERLTSLRAGIEGPLLASEVERDKSAASPVVMSMTERASESSSEEKDDYEIFVKVKDTHEKSKKNKNRDKGEKEKKRDSSLRSRSKRSKSSEHKSRKRTSESRSRARKRSSKSKSHRSQTRSRSRSRRRRRSSRSRSKSRGRRSVSKEKRKRSPKHRSKSRERKRKRSSSRDNRKTARARSRTPSRRSRSHTPSRRRRSRSVGRRRSFSISPSRRSRTPSRRSRTPSRRSRTPSRRSRTPSRRSRTPSRRSRTPSRRSRTPSRRRRSRSVGRRRSFSISPVRLRRSRTPLRRRFSRSPIRRKRSRSSERGRSPKRLTDLDKAQLLEIAKANAAAMCAKAGVPLPPNLKPAPPPTIEEKVAKKSGGATIEELTEKCKQIAQSKEDDDVIVNKPHVSDEEEEEPPFYHHPFKLNEPKPIFFNLNIAAAKPTPPKSQVTLTKEFPVSSGSQHRKKEADSVYGEWVPVEKNGEENKDDDNVFSSNLPSEGRVKRQGRVRRQMKQPAASHLTVTRCNSLCGTKPQSEKHRIAENSVITTLPNIGPSLHLWEGSPRYNYLASRFASRLYSSRFWW, from the exons ATGGCGACCAACATCGAGCAGATTTTTAGGTCTTTCGTGGTCAGTAAATTCCGGGAAATTCAACAGGAACTTTCCAG TGGAAGGAATGAAGGCCAGCTGAATGGTGAAACAAATACACCCATTGAAGGAAACCCTGCGGGTGATGCTGCTGCCTCTGCCAGGAGCCTGCCAAATGAAGAAATAGTACAGAAGATAGAGGAAGTACTTTCTGGGGTCTTAGATACCGAACTACGATATAAGCCAG ACTTGAAAGAGGCCTCCAGAAAAAGTAGATGTGTATCTGTACAAACAGATCCTACTGATGAAATTCCCACCAAAAAgtcaaagaaacataaaaagcacaaaaacaaaaagaagaaaaagaagaaagaaaaagaaaaaaaatataaaagacagccAGAAGAATCTGAGTCAAAGCCGAAATCTCATCATGATGGGAACATAGATTTAGAATCTGATTCCGTTTTAAAGTTTGATTCTGAACCTTCAGCAATGGCACTGGAGCATACTACAAGAGCATTTGTCCTATCTGAGACCAGTGAATCCCCTGCAATTGTGCTAGAATCTCCTATAGTATCAATGGAGGTGTCAGAGCCGCACATCGTAGAAACTCTGAAGCCAGATGCACAAACTGCAGAACTGTCAGTTGCATCTACATCAGTAATCACAGAACAGTCTGTGACAGTAATGCTGGAACCATCCATGACAAAGATTCTGGATTCCTTTGCAGCAGCACCAGTGCCTACTACGACAGTGGTGCTGAAGTCATCTGAGCCAGTTGTAACAATGTCGGAGTATCAGATGAAGTCTGTGCTGAAATCTTTGGAGGGCACATCTCCAGAGCCATCAAAGATCATGTTGGTAGAGCCCCCAGTAGTAAAAGTATTAGAGCCATCAGAAACCCTTGTGGTATCATCAGAGACACCTACTGAGGTGTACCCTGAGCCAAGCACATCAACAACAATGGATTTTCCAGAGTCATCTGCAACTGAAGCGCAAAGATTGCCAGAGCAGCCCGAAGAAGTACCATCGGAGATTGCAGATTCATCCATGACAAGACCGCAGGAGTTGATGGAGCTGCCTAAGACCACAGCGTTGGAGTTGCCGGAGTCGTCGGTGGCCTCAGCGATGGAGTTGCCGGGGCCACCTGCGACCTCCATGCCGGAGTTGCAGGGGCCCTCTGTGACTCCAGTGCTGGAGTTACCTGGGCCCTCTGCTACCCCGGTGCCAGAGTTGCCAGGGCCCCTTTCTACCCCAGTGCCTGAGTTGCCAGGGCCCCCTGCGACAGCAGTGCCTGAGTTGCTGGGGCCCTCTGTGACACCAGTGCAACAGTTGTCACAGGAATTGCCAGGGCTTCCAGCACCATCCATGGGGTTGGAGCCACCACAGGAGGTGCCAGAACCACCTGTGATGGCACAGGAGTTGCCAGGGTTGCCTGTGGTGACAGCAGCAGTAGAGTTGCCAGAGCAGCCTGCGGTAACAGTAGCAATGGAGTTGACCGAACAACCTGTGACGACGACAGAGTTGGAGCAGCCTGTGGGGATGACAACGGTGGAACATCCTGGGCATCCTGAGGTGACAACGGCAACAGGGTTGCTGGGGCAGTCTGAGGCAACGATGGTGCTGGAGTTGCCAGGACAGCCAGTGGCAACGACAGCGCTGGAGTTGCCGGGGCAGCCTTCGGTGACTGGGGTGCCAGAGTTGCCAGGGCTGCCTTCGGCAACTAGGGCACTGGAGTTGTCAGGGCAGCCTGTGGCAACTGGGGCACTAGAGTTGCCTGGGCAGCTCATGGCAACTGGGGCACTGGAGTTCTCGGGGCAGTCTGGGGCAGCTGGAGCACTGGAGCTTTTGGGGCAGCCTCTGGCAACAGGGGTGCTGGAGTTGCCAGGGCAACCTGGGGCGCCAGAGTTGCCTGGGCAACCTGTGGCAACTGTGGCGCTGGAGATCTCTGTTCAGTCTGTGGTGACAACATCGGAGCTGTCAACGATGACCGTGTCGCAGTCCCTGGAGGTGCCCTCGACGACAGCGCTGGAATCCTATAATACGGTAGCACAGGAGCTGCCTACTACATTAGTGGGGGAGACTTCTGTAACAGTAGGAGTGGATCCCTTGATGGCCCAAGAGTCCCATATGTTAGCTTCTAACACCATGGAGACCCATATGTTAGCATCCAACACCTTGGACTCCCAAATGCTAGCGTCCAACACCATGGACTCCCAGATGCTAGCGTCCAACACCATGGACTCCCAGATGTTAGCCTCTAGCACCATGGACTCCCAGATGTTAGCAACTAGCACCATGGACTCCCAGATGTTAGCAACTAGCTCCATGGACTCCCAGATGTTAGCAACTAGCACTATGGACTCCCAGATGTTAGCAACCAGCTCCATGGACTCCCAGATGTTAGCAACCAGCTCCATGGACTCCCAGATGTTAGCAACCAGCTCCATGGACTCCCAGATGTTAGCAACCAGCTCCATGGACTCCCAGATGTTAGCAACCAGCTCCATGGACTCCCAGATGTTAGCAACCAGCACCATGGACTCCCAGATGTTAGCAACCAGCACCATGGATTCCCAGATGTTAGCATCTGGCACTATGGACTCTCAAATGTTAGCTTCCGGCACCATGGATGCTCAGATGTTAGCGTCTGGTACCATGGATGCCCAGATGTTAGCGTCTAGTACCCAAGATTCTGCTATGCTGGGTTCAAAATCTCCTGATCCCTATAGGTTAGCTCAGGATCCCTATAGGTTAGCTCAGGATCCTTACAGGTTGGGTCACGACCCCTATAGATTAGGTCATGATGCTTACAGGTTAGGACAGGACCCCTATAGATTAGGCCATGATCCCTACAGACTAACTCCTGATCCCTATAGGATGTCACCTAGACCCTATAGGATAGCACCCAGGTCCTATAGAATAGCACCCAGGCCATACAGGTTAGCACCTAGACCCCTGATGTTAGCATCTAGACGTTCTATGATGATGTCCTATGCTGCAGAACGTTCCATGATGTCATCTTACGAACGCTCTATGATGTCTTATGAGCGGTCTATGATGTCCCCTATGGCTGAGCGCTCTATGATGTCAGCTTATGAACGCTCTATGATGTCAGCCTATGAGCGCTCTATGATGTCCCCTATGGCCGAGCGCTCTATGATGTCAGCTTATGAACGCTCTATGATGTCAGCCTATGAGCGCTCCATGATGTCCCCAATGGCTGATCGATCGATGATGTCCATGGGTGCCGACCGGTCTATGATGTCGTCATACTCTGCTGCTGACCGGTCTATGATGTCATCGTACTCTGCAGCTGACCGATCTATGATGTCATCTTACACTGCTGATCGTTCAATGATGTCTATGGCTGCTGATTCTTATACTGATTCTTACACTGATACATACACGGAGGCATATATGGTGCCACCTTTGCCTCCTGAAGAGCCCCCAACAATGCCACCATTGCCACCTGAGGAGCCACCGATGACACCACCATTGCCTCCTGAGGAGCCACCAGAGGGTCCAGGTTTACCTACTGAGCAGTCAGCATTAACAGCTGAAAATACTTGGCCTACAGAGGTGCCATCATTACCTCCTGAAGAGTCTGTATCGCAGGCTGAACCTCCTGTGAGTCAAAGTGAGATTTCAGAGTCTTCAGCAGTGCCTGCTAATTATTCATTGTCAGCATCAGATCCTTCAGTGTTAGCAGCATCAGAGGCTGCCGTGACTGTTCCAGAACCACTGCTAGAGCCAGAATCTTCAGTTATGTCAACACCTGTAGAGTCGACGGTAGTAGCAGAAGAACATGAAATTATTCCAGAGAGACCAGTGACGTGTGTGGTGTCTGAAACTCCCATAATGTCAGCTGAACCAACGATGTTAATATCAGAGCCTCCTATTACGTCAGAGACAGCAGAAACATTTGATTCCACGAGAGCTTCAGGGCATATTGCCTCAGAGGTACCTATGTCCTTGCTGGAGCCAGCAGTAACTATTCCAGAACCAGCAGAGAGCAGCATCCTGGAGCCGCCAGCGATGGCTGTCCCAGAGCCTCCAGCCATGACCGTCCAAGAGCCTCCAGCCATGGCTGTCCCAGAGCCTCTGCCTATGGCTGTCTCGGAGCCTCCTGCCATGGCCATCCCCGAGCCTCCGGTTGTGGCTGAACCAGAGCATGTTACCATTCCTGTGCCAGTTGTTTCTGCCCTGGAGCCTACTGTGCCTGTCCTGGAACCAGCAGTGTCAGTCCTTCAACCTGCTATGATTGTTTCAGAACCATCTGTTTCTGTCCAGGAATCCACTGTGACAATTTCAGAGCCTGCTGTGACTGTTTTGGAGCAGACTCAAGTAATATCAACTGAAATGGTTATGGAGTCTACACCAGTGATACTGGAATCTAGTGTTATGTCCTCATCACATGTTATGAAAGGAATGACTCTTCTATGTGGTGATCAAAATCTTGCTCCAGAGATTGGCATGCAGGAGATTCCATTGCATTCAGGTGAAGAGCCCCATGAAGGACACTTGAAAAGTGACTCTTATGAAAGTGAACGTGGAATAAATATAGACCTTAATATAAATAATCATTTGGTTGGTAAAGAAATGGAACATAACACAGTGTCTGCTGCTAGCACTGGTTCTGTTGGTGAAATTGGTGAAGAGAAAATTTTACCCAGCGATGAGACTAAACAATGCCAAGTATTGGGTACTTACCCTGGTGTCAGTGAAGCAGATGTAGGAGAAACTCTATCTTCTACTGGTCCTCTAGCTCTGGAACCTGATGCAATGGGAACTAGTAAGGGTATTGAATTTATCACAGCATCTACTCTCAGTTCAGTTAATAAATATGATGTTGAAGTATCTTTAGCTACTCAAGACACTGAACATGACATGGTAATTTCAACCAGCCCCAGTGGTGGTAGTGAAGCTGACATAGAAGGACCTTTGCCTGCTAAAGACATTCATCTTGATTTACCATCTAGTAATAACCTTGTTAATAAGGATACAGAAGAACCATTAACTCTAAAAGAGAGTGACCAGACATCTGCAGTAGCTCTCAGCCCTAAAGAAATGAGTGGAGTTGAAAAAGAAGTACCTCTCCCTACTAAAGAGATATCTGATTCAGGATTTTCTGCCAACATTGAGGATATTAATGAAGCAGATTTAGTAAGACCATTACTTCCTAAGGACATGGAACGTCTTACAAGCCTTAGAGCTGGTATTGAAGGACCTTTGCTAGCAAGTGAAGTTGAACGTGACAAATCTGCTGCCAGTCCAGTTGTAATGAGTATGACAGAAAGAGCTTCAGAGTCTTCTTCAGAGGAAAAAGATGATTATGAAATTTTTGTAAAAGTTAAGGACACacatgaaaaaagcaagaaaaataagaacCGCGACAAaggtgagaaagagaagaaaagagattctTCATTAAGATCTCGAAGTAAGCGTTCCAAGTCTTCTGAACACAAATCACGCAAGCGAACCAGTGAATCTCGTTCTAGGGCAAGGAAGAGATCCTCTAAGTCCAAGTCTCATCGCTCTCAAACACGTTCACGGTCACGTTCAAGACgtaggaggaggagcagcaggtCAAGATCAAAGTCTAGAGGAAGACGATCTGTATCAAAAGAGAAGCGCAAAAGATCTCCAAAGCACAGATCCAAGtctagggaaaggaaaagaaaaagatcaagcTCCAGGGATAACCGGAAAACAGCTAGAGCTCGAAGTCGCACCCCAAGTCGTCGGAGTCGGAGTCACACTCCGAGTCGTCGAAGAAGGTCTAGATCTGTGGGTAGAAGAAGGAGCTTTAGCATTTCCCCCAGCCGCCGGAGCCGTACGCCTAGCCGTAGGAGCCGCACACCTAGCCGCAGGAGCCGCACCCCAAGCCGCCGAAGCCGCACCCCAAGCCGCAGGAGCCGAACCCCAAGTCGCAGGAGCCGCACCCCAAGTCGCAGGAGCCGCACCCCCAGCCGTCGAAGAAGATCAAGGTCTGTGGGAAGACGACGAAGCTTCAGTATATCCCCTGTCAGATTGAGGCGATCAAGAACACCCTTGAGAAGAAGGTTCAGTAGATCTCCTATCCGTCGTAAAAGATCTAGGTCTTCTGAAAGAGGCAGATCACCCAAACGTCTGACAGATTTGG ATAAGGCTCAATTACTTGAAATAGCCAAAGCTAATGCAGCTGCCATGTGTGCTAAGGCTGGTGTTCCTTTACCGCCAAACCTAAAGCCTGCACCTCCACCTACAATAGAAGAGAAAGTTGCTAAAAAGTCAGGAGGAGCTACTATAGAAGAACTAACTGAG aaatgcaaacagaTCGCACAGAGTAAAGAAGATGATGATGTAATAGTGAATAAACCTCATGTTTcggatgaagaggaagaagaaccTCCTTTTTATCATCATCCCTTTAAACTCAATGAACCCAAACCCATTTTTTTCAATCTGAAT attgcTGCAGCAAAGCCAACTCCACCAAAAAGCCAGGTAACATTAACAAAAGAATTTCCCGTGTCATCTGGATCTCAACATCGGAAAAAAGAAGCTGACAGTGTTTATGGAGAGTGGGTTCCTGTAGAAAAAAATggtgaagaaaacaaagatgatgATAATGTTTTCAGCAGCAATTTGCCCTCAGAG GGCCGGGTTAAACGGCAGGGCCGGGTTAGACGACAGATGAAACAACCCGCAGCTTCTCATTTGACAGTAACTCGATGCAATTCACTTTGTGGAACCAAGCCACAAAGTGAAAAGCATCGAATTGCAGAGAACAGTGTTATCACAACCCTACCCAACATTGGGCCCTCCTTGCACTTGTGGGAAGGTAGCCCAAGGTACAACTATTTAGCTTCCCGTTTTGCTTCAAGGCTCTATAGCTCTAGATTTTGGTGGTAG